From a single Candidatus Bathyarchaeota archaeon genomic region:
- the thiL gene encoding thiamine-phosphate kinase translates to MKTLRDVGEREIIRKMFDLISKNPREPIQLGDDLAAIELEKGKLACLKCDMLVHGTDMPPGMTFYQAGRKAVVSVVSDFASKGIKPLAILSSLGMPQDFNEKDVEELVCGLDAGAREYGTYIIGGDTNEACDLIIDCIGFGLGNRDSYVSRTGAKPGDLVAVTRLFGETSAGLKIINNGYSLSPAIEHRFKKAIYMPNARLDEGLALAKTKALSSSIDSSDGLALSLYDLSEQSKVGFKIENVPVSKDVEKFANENNLDPVSMALYGGEEYELVFTFKSKEEKKVRKAMKEDPIIIGEVIPQRKVILETKRGLEKILPKGWDHFLNK, encoded by the coding sequence TTGAAAACCCTCCGTGATGTTGGAGAGAGAGAAATCATAAGAAAGATGTTTGATCTTATTAGTAAAAATCCTAGGGAACCAATACAATTAGGGGATGATCTAGCTGCCATTGAGCTTGAAAAAGGCAAACTTGCTTGTTTGAAATGCGACATGTTAGTCCATGGCACAGATATGCCTCCTGGAATGACTTTTTATCAAGCAGGAAGAAAGGCTGTAGTCTCGGTTGTAAGCGATTTCGCTTCCAAAGGAATTAAGCCACTTGCAATTTTATCCTCGTTAGGAATGCCCCAAGATTTTAATGAAAAAGATGTTGAGGAACTTGTGTGTGGTCTAGATGCGGGTGCAAGAGAATATGGAACTTACATAATAGGTGGAGACACAAATGAAGCCTGTGATTTAATTATAGATTGTATTGGTTTTGGTTTAGGTAATCGAGATAGTTATGTAAGCAGAACTGGAGCGAAACCTGGAGATCTGGTAGCAGTTACAAGATTATTTGGTGAGACTTCTGCAGGATTGAAGATAATCAATAACGGATACTCTTTATCACCTGCTATCGAACATAGATTCAAAAAAGCGATATACATGCCTAATGCAAGGCTTGATGAAGGCTTGGCTTTGGCAAAGACAAAGGCATTAAGCTCCTCTATTGATTCTAGTGATGGATTGGCTCTCAGTCTTTACGATCTATCCGAACAGAGCAAAGTAGGATTCAAAATTGAAAACGTTCCAGTATCAAAGGATGTAGAAAAATTCGCAAATGAAAACAATTTGGATCCTGTCTCTATGGCACTTTACGGTGGAGAGGAATACGAGCTTGTTTTCACGTTTAAATCTAAAGAAGAGAAGAAGGTTCGAAAGGCTATGAAAGAGGATCCAATAATTATTGGAGAAGTGATTCCTCAGAGGAAAGTAATTCTTGAGACAAAAAGAGGATTGGAGAAGATTCTACCTAAGGGATGGGATCATTTCCTCAATAAATGA
- a CDS encoding Hsp20/alpha crystallin family protein produces the protein MSWDNFPSWFRRKRHPFFQDWFYEDIDEVMKDMDRMMEETFKKFTSHAPKDLIRESIGPDGNRIKEMGPFIYGYSMTIGPDGQPEIREFGNIKPGLRPAGFGYEPRESLDVKGEREPLVDVISDDNEVKVVAELPGVEKKDIKLGATSNSLTIDVDAEGRNYYRELELPVEIDPENAKSSYKNGVLEVIFQKSKKGSDGHSIKVE, from the coding sequence ATGTCTTGGGATAATTTCCCATCATGGTTTAGAAGAAAGCGACATCCATTCTTTCAAGATTGGTTTTATGAGGACATAGATGAAGTTATGAAAGATATGGATAGGATGATGGAAGAAACTTTCAAGAAATTCACTAGTCATGCTCCTAAAGATCTTATACGAGAGAGTATAGGACCAGATGGCAACAGAATCAAGGAAATGGGTCCATTCATCTATGGATACTCGATGACTATAGGCCCTGATGGACAACCAGAAATAAGGGAGTTCGGAAATATCAAACCAGGCTTAAGACCTGCAGGTTTCGGTTACGAACCAAGGGAAAGTTTAGATGTAAAAGGGGAGAGGGAACCCTTGGTAGACGTGATATCCGACGATAACGAAGTAAAGGTGGTTGCTGAGTTACCGGGTGTGGAGAAGAAGGATATAAAGTTAGGCGCAACATCTAACTCTCTAACAATAGATGTTGATGCTGAGGGCCGTAATTATTACAGAGAGCTTGAGTTGCCAGTTGAAATCGATCCTGAGAATGCGAAGAGCTCATACAAGAATGGCGTGCTAGAAGTAATCTTCCAGAAATCAAAGAAAGGTTCCGATGGTCATTCAATAAAGGTTGAGTAA
- the tfb gene encoding transcription initiation factor IIB (stabilizes TBP binding to an archaeal box-A promoter; responsible for recruiting RNA polymerase II to the pre-initiation complex), with product MHGEEFVKITECSECGGVDIIEDYERGEIICQRCGLVVNENVIDRGAEWRAFTKEEGESRIRAGMPISYATYDKGLYTVINNVNRDAKGKQLQISTSLKMLKLMKCQNKIRSHRDRNLVQAMVEIEKLADFLHIPKQVKERTAIIYRKALDKRLIQGRSIAAVVAASLFIACRSSEIPRNLKELSAISGESVRDIFLCYRILLQELDIRLPVEDPIGCVSKIASKMQIPFKTQARAEKILRGAKRIGVATSKNPMGLAASALYLACVLNTVNIKQKEIAKVANVTDVTIRNRYKELREL from the coding sequence ATGCATGGAGAAGAATTTGTGAAAATCACCGAATGTTCTGAATGTGGTGGTGTTGACATTATCGAAGATTATGAGCGGGGGGAAATTATTTGTCAAAGATGCGGATTGGTGGTTAATGAAAATGTTATTGACAGAGGGGCGGAATGGAGAGCTTTTACTAAAGAAGAGGGGGAATCTAGAATAAGAGCGGGTATGCCAATATCCTATGCAACATATGACAAAGGGCTTTATACCGTTATAAATAACGTAAATCGTGATGCCAAAGGAAAGCAACTACAGATCTCTACAAGTCTGAAGATGCTAAAGTTGATGAAATGTCAAAATAAGATTCGTTCACATAGAGATAGAAATTTAGTACAAGCTATGGTAGAGATTGAAAAATTAGCCGACTTTCTTCATATCCCTAAACAAGTGAAGGAAAGAACCGCCATAATTTATAGGAAAGCATTAGACAAAAGGCTTATCCAAGGCAGGTCGATTGCAGCTGTTGTAGCAGCATCTCTCTTTATAGCTTGTAGATCTAGTGAGATTCCTAGAAATTTGAAGGAATTAAGTGCTATTAGTGGCGAATCTGTTAGAGATATTTTTCTGTGTTACAGAATCCTACTCCAAGAATTGGATATTAGGTTGCCTGTTGAAGATCCAATAGGTTGTGTATCTAAGATAGCGTCAAAGATGCAGATACCTTTTAAAACTCAAGCAAGGGCTGAAAAAATATTGAGAGGGGCTAAGAGGATAGGAGTAGCAACTAGTAAAAATCCTATGGGATTAGCGGCTTCAGCATTATATCTTGCTTGTGTACTGAATACTGTAAATATTAAGCAGAAGGAAATTGCCAAAGTTGCAAATGTAACAGATGTAACCATAAGGAATAGATATAAAGAGTTGAGGGAACTCTGA
- a CDS encoding Lrp/AsnC family transcriptional regulator, which yields MTIDKVDIEILRILQQDSSKPFVDIAEELSVTDGTIHQRVKKLKKSGTIKGFSIVIDHEKMGWDSLAYVLITVNPGSLELILKVLVKIHNVLEVYEVHTQGDLLIKLRARSQEEIRNVIVDKIRKIEGVTNTEVLTVYKCWKEDSNLPINSNLVDML from the coding sequence ATGACTATTGATAAAGTGGATATTGAAATACTCCGCATTCTGCAACAGGATTCCTCAAAACCATTCGTTGATATTGCCGAAGAATTAAGTGTTACCGACGGGACGATACACCAGCGTGTAAAAAAGCTAAAAAAATCTGGCACTATCAAAGGGTTCTCTATTGTTATAGATCATGAAAAGATGGGATGGGACTCATTAGCATACGTTTTAATCACTGTGAATCCTGGCTCTCTAGAACTTATTTTAAAGGTGCTTGTAAAAATCCATAATGTCTTAGAGGTGTATGAAGTTCATACCCAAGGTGATTTGCTAATAAAGTTGAGAGCAAGATCTCAAGAAGAAATCCGTAATGTCATAGTGGACAAAATAAGGAAGATAGAAGGCGTAACGAATACCGAAGTGTTAACGGTGTATAAATGCTGGAAGGAGGATAGCAATCTGCCAATAAATTCGAATTTAGTTGATATGCTTTAG